The Bartonella birtlesii IBS 325 genome has a window encoding:
- the leuS gene encoding leucine--tRNA ligase, producing the protein MTIERYNIGERYNPHAREQKWQKIWDEKKIFQTAQEDGREKYYVLEMFPYPSGRIHMGHVRNYAMGDVVARYKRAKGFNVLHPMGWDAFGMPAENAAMQNKVHPKTWTYQNIAVMRGQLKQLGLSLDWTREFATCDVDYYHRQQMLFLDFYQKGLVARKVAKVNWDPVDHTVLANEQVVDGRGWRSGALVEQRELTQWFFKISDFGEDLLAGLEELEQWPEKVRIMQKNWIGKSQGLLIRWALKSIEGADEVCEEFREVVCYSTRPDTLFGASFLALSVDHPIAQALAKKDKELEVFVESCRSGGTTTEALETAEKQGFRTSLLAVHPFDVAVHIPVYIANFVLMDYGTGAVFGCPAHDQRDLDFARKYDLPVRPVVLPKGVEREDFVIAETAYVGDGVMINSSFLDGLTPQQAFEAAAKRLEEQIFGGQPQGKKTVQFRLRDWGISRQRYWGCPIPIIHCTSCGVVPVPRADLPVVLPDDVTFDQPGNPLARHETWQTVACPVCGKTAKRETDTMDTFVDSSWYYARFTAPFAQEPVDCQATEEWLPVQQYIGGIEHAILHLLYARFFMRAMKLLGYVKIDEPFKGLFTQGMVVHETYRDDQGWVSPAEITIVEKDGKRQAYKLTDQSEVTIGLIEKMSKSKKNVVDPDDIIASYGADTVRWFVLSDSPPERDVIWTESGVEGAHRFVQRVWRHVALSAPLLREVAPRAGHQGAALELSKVTHRTLYAVEDDLEKFAFNRAIARLYEFLNIMAPLLNKVADVEDEMKAALRQAVDFFLAMIAPIMPHLAEECHAVLGGKNLICELAWPVYDTALIVEDSYILPVQINGKKRGEVTVAATATVAMIEETVLALDFVKAHLGEKSVKKIIIVPKRIVNVVV; encoded by the coding sequence ATGACGATTGAACGTTATAATATAGGTGAACGCTATAATCCACATGCCCGTGAACAAAAATGGCAAAAGATTTGGGATGAAAAAAAGATTTTTCAGACTGCCCAAGAAGATGGACGTGAAAAATATTATGTTTTGGAAATGTTTCCTTATCCCTCAGGGCGTATTCATATGGGGCATGTGCGTAATTATGCTATGGGAGATGTTGTTGCACGCTATAAACGTGCAAAGGGCTTTAATGTGCTCCATCCTATGGGGTGGGATGCTTTTGGTATGCCGGCTGAAAATGCTGCTATGCAAAATAAGGTGCATCCCAAAACTTGGACTTATCAAAATATTGCTGTGATGCGTGGGCAATTAAAGCAATTAGGGCTCTCACTAGATTGGACACGGGAATTTGCGACTTGTGATGTGGATTATTATCATCGCCAGCAAATGCTGTTTCTTGATTTTTATCAAAAGGGGTTGGTGGCGCGCAAAGTGGCTAAGGTGAATTGGGACCCCGTTGACCACACGGTTTTGGCAAATGAACAGGTTGTTGATGGACGGGGTTGGCGTTCTGGTGCGTTGGTTGAACAGCGGGAATTGACCCAGTGGTTTTTCAAAATTAGTGACTTTGGTGAAGATTTACTGGCAGGGCTTGAAGAACTTGAACAGTGGCCCGAAAAAGTCCGCATTATGCAAAAAAATTGGATCGGTAAATCGCAGGGACTCTTGATTCGTTGGGCTTTGAAATCCATAGAAGGAGCCGATGAGGTTTGTGAAGAATTTCGTGAGGTTGTCTGTTATTCAACACGACCTGATACGCTGTTTGGCGCTTCCTTTTTGGCGCTGTCTGTTGATCATCCCATTGCCCAGGCTCTTGCAAAGAAAGATAAGGAGCTGGAGGTTTTTGTCGAGAGTTGTCGGAGTGGTGGAACAACAACTGAGGCACTTGAAACCGCTGAAAAGCAAGGATTTCGTACATCGCTTTTGGCTGTTCATCCCTTTGATGTGGCGGTGCATATTCCTGTTTATATTGCTAATTTTGTGTTGATGGACTATGGAACGGGGGCTGTTTTTGGCTGTCCTGCCCATGATCAGAGAGATTTGGATTTTGCACGTAAATATGATCTTCCCGTGCGACCGGTGGTTTTGCCAAAGGGGGTTGAGAGGGAAGATTTTGTGATTGCTGAAACAGCTTATGTTGGTGATGGCGTGATGATCAATTCCAGCTTTTTGGATGGCTTGACACCGCAACAAGCTTTTGAAGCAGCAGCTAAAAGGCTTGAGGAGCAAATATTTGGGGGGCAGCCACAGGGAAAAAAGACTGTGCAATTTCGCTTGCGTGATTGGGGGATTTCGCGTCAACGTTATTGGGGGTGCCCTATCCCAATTATCCATTGTACATCTTGTGGGGTGGTTCCTGTTCCGCGTGCTGATTTGCCTGTTGTGTTGCCCGATGATGTCACTTTTGATCAGCCTGGAAATCCTCTTGCGCGTCATGAAACATGGCAAACTGTTGCTTGTCCTGTTTGTGGAAAGACTGCCAAACGCGAAACCGATACTATGGATACTTTTGTGGACTCTTCTTGGTATTATGCCCGTTTTACTGCTCCTTTTGCACAGGAACCTGTTGATTGCCAAGCGACAGAGGAATGGTTGCCCGTGCAACAATATATAGGCGGAATTGAGCATGCCATTCTTCATCTTCTTTATGCGCGCTTTTTTATGCGTGCCATGAAATTGTTGGGTTATGTGAAGATCGACGAGCCTTTTAAGGGGCTGTTTACCCAGGGTATGGTGGTGCATGAAACTTATCGGGATGATCAGGGGTGGGTTTCTCCAGCAGAAATTACTATTGTTGAAAAGGATGGAAAGCGGCAGGCTTATAAATTAACCGATCAAAGCGAGGTGACGATTGGTTTGATTGAAAAAATGTCCAAATCAAAAAAGAATGTCGTGGATCCTGATGATATTATTGCCTCCTATGGAGCCGATACTGTGCGCTGGTTTGTTTTGTCCGATTCTCCTCCTGAGCGAGATGTTATTTGGACCGAATCGGGTGTTGAAGGAGCGCATCGTTTTGTGCAACGTGTTTGGCGCCATGTGGCTTTGAGTGCTCCACTGTTAAGAGAAGTGGCACCCCGTGCTGGGCACCAGGGGGCGGCTTTGGAACTCTCAAAAGTGACGCATCGAACACTCTATGCCGTGGAAGATGATTTGGAAAAATTTGCTTTTAATCGGGCAATTGCACGCCTTTATGAATTTTTGAATATTATGGCACCTTTGTTAAATAAGGTAGCAGATGTTGAGGATGAAATGAAGGCAGCTTTGCGCCAAGCAGTGGATTTTTTCCTTGCTATGATTGCACCTATCATGCCGCATTTGGCAGAGGAGTGTCATGCTGTTTTGGGAGGAAAAAATTTGATTTGTGAGCTTGCCTGGCCTGTTTATGATACCGCATTAATTGTTGAAGATTCCTATATTTTGCCGGTACAGATTAATGGTAAAAAGCGCGGTGAGGTTACTGTGGCAGCAACGGCAACTGTAGCGATGATTGAAGAAACTGTTCTAGCTCTTGATTTTGTAAAGGCGCATTTGGGCGAGAAATCGGTAAAAAAAATAATTATTGTTCCAAAAAGGATTGTGAATGTCGTTGTTTAA
- a CDS encoding YggS family pyridoxal phosphate-dependent enzyme, which produces MNTHTNPSDLSPDPSINAWQNLQKDIIETCKEYHRPPEKVQLIAVSKTVSIENIRPLLQAGQTVFAENRVQEAAKKWPDLRQQFENIELHLIGPLQSNKTAQAIKIFDVIQTVDREKIAKSLAEEMQKQQKHLPCYVQVNIGLESQKTGISPQEVVPFVAQCKNHYGLDIIGLMAIPPIQENPGPYFALLAKLAKQADLPKLSMGMSNDFKTALQFGSNVLRIGSALFGKRPV; this is translated from the coding sequence ATGAACACACACACCAACCCATCCGATCTTTCCCCCGATCCTTCCATTAACGCATGGCAAAATCTACAAAAAGACATTATTGAAACATGTAAAGAATACCACCGCCCTCCAGAAAAGGTACAACTGATTGCTGTTTCAAAAACCGTTTCCATAGAGAATATACGCCCTCTTTTACAAGCAGGTCAAACTGTCTTTGCAGAAAACCGCGTGCAAGAAGCCGCGAAAAAATGGCCTGATTTGCGTCAACAGTTTGAAAATATTGAACTTCATCTTATTGGTCCTTTACAATCGAACAAAACAGCACAGGCCATCAAAATTTTTGATGTCATTCAAACAGTTGATCGTGAAAAAATAGCAAAAAGCTTAGCCGAAGAAATGCAAAAACAACAAAAACATCTCCCTTGCTACGTTCAAGTCAATATTGGTTTAGAATCGCAAAAAACTGGCATTTCACCGCAAGAAGTGGTCCCTTTTGTTGCCCAGTGTAAAAATCACTATGGACTTGACATAATTGGTTTAATGGCCATTCCCCCCATACAAGAGAATCCCGGACCCTATTTTGCCTTGCTAGCCAAACTAGCAAAACAAGCCGATCTCCCAAAGCTTTCCATGGGCATGTCCAATGATTTTAAAACAGCTCTACAATTTGGTTCGAATGTTCTTCGCATTGGCTCTGCTTTATTTGGAAAACGTCCTGTGTAA